The following proteins are co-located in the Solanum pennellii chromosome 1, SPENNV200 genome:
- the LOC107010036 gene encoding U-box domain-containing protein 26-like, with translation MPASLDPLDVGVQIPYHFRCPISLELMRDPVTVCTGQTYDRQSIESWVATGNTTCPVTRAPLSDFTLIPNHTLRRLIQEWCVANRAFGVERIPTPKQPADPSLVRSLLNQAAAQSNHMNSRVAALRRLRGLARDSDKNRSVISANNAREILLAIVFSRMDSDSSELNHESLAILSMFPLSEPECVFVASDPERVSYLVAMLFHPSIDVRVNSAALIEIVVAGMRSPELRAQISNADDVFEGVVGILNYPLAYPRALKVGIKALFALCLVKQHRQRAVSAGAVEALIDRLQDFEKCDAERALATIELLSRIPSGCAALASHALTVPLLVKIILKISERATEYAAGALLSLCSASEQAQKEAVAAGVLIQLLLLVQSDCTERAKRKAQMLLKQLRDCWPEDSIANTDDFACSDVVPF, from the coding sequence ATGCCTGCAAGTTTAGACCCTTTGGATGTTGGTGTTCAGATTCCATACCATTTTCGTTGTCCAATCTCCTTAGAGCTTATGCGAGATCCGGTCACCGTCTGTACCGGTCAAACTTACGACCGCCAAAGCATTGAGTCCTGGGTCGCCACCGGCAATACTACTTGTCCGGTGACAAGGGCGCCGCTCAGTGATTTCACTCTTATTCCAAATCATACTCTTCGCCGCCTTATACAGGAGTGGTGTGTTGCGAACCGAGCTTTCGGAGTTGAGCGGATTCCGACGCCGAAACAACCGGCTGATCCATCGTTGGTTCGGTCATTGCTGAATCAGGCGGCGGCTCAGTCGAATCATATGAATTCTAGGGTTGCAGCGTTGAGGAGACTCAGAGGACTAGCTCGTGACTCGGATAAGAACAGGTCTGTTATTTCGGCGAACAACGCACGGGAAATTCTTCTAGCGATTGTATTCTCCCGTATGGATTCGGATTCATCAGAGTTGAATCACGAATCTCTCGCGATTTTATCCATGTTTCCGCTCTCTGAACCGGAATGCGTTTTTGTCGCTTCCGATCCGGAACGAGTTAGTTACCTTGTTGCTATGCTTTTTCATCCTTCCATCGATGTCCGAGTCAACTCAGCTGCTTTGATTGAGATTGTAGTCGCCGGAATGAGATCCCCGGAGCTCCGTGCTCAAATCAGCAATGCGGATGACGTCTTCGAAGGAGTCGTCGGAATTTTGAATTATCCATTGGCGTATCCGAGAGCGTTGAAAGTTGGAATCAAGGCATTATTTGCTTTATGCCTAGTGAAACAACACCGTCAAAGAGCGGTGAGCGCCGGAGCGGTGGAAGCGCTCATCGACAGGCTACAGGATTTTGAGAAATGCGATGCGGAAAGAGCACTCGCCACAATCGAACTCCTCTCCAGAATTCCATCAGGATGCGCAGCGTTAGCATCTCACGCGCTAACGGTGCCTCTGCTGGTTAAAATTATTCTCAAGATATCAGAGCGTGCGACGGAATACGCCGCCGGAGCTCTGCTATCGCTTTGCTCAGCGTCGGAACAAGCTCAGAAAGAGGCGGTCGCCGCCGGCGTGTTGATTCAGCTTCTGCTGTTAGTTCAAAGCGATTGTACAGAACGTGCGAAGCGAAAAGCACAAATGCTTTTGAAGCAGCTTCGCGATTGTTGGCCGGAGGACTCCATCGCCAATACAGATGATTTTGCCTGCAGCGACGTCGTTCCGTTTTGA